Proteins co-encoded in one Papaver somniferum cultivar HN1 chromosome 5, ASM357369v1, whole genome shotgun sequence genomic window:
- the LOC113278374 gene encoding dof zinc finger protein DOF1.4-like yields the protein MFMQDDHHHHHHLHHHQQQHYLHQDLVLPCPPIRPILMDRRWKPNVELAPNCPRCDSSNTKFCYYNNYSLTQPRYFCKGCRRYWTKGGSLRNVPIGGGCRKNRRGKSVRISTNSRSSPRSTSNYEGGGDSSGGSLQGVNGVSRNESFGNLVNNNAPSSVTTNIISSQRSDSSTTTTNDNATIDLALVYAKYLNQQPDCTNSRGSIIPTTTGTELPRDHHQFGSSFEFLENPTHRLHKPSSQEQCMFGSSTSNLIGSISNPSPGTHLSETKQVCLASHDQQQQPEMSSNYMFQAPLPPPSEDVSSVLQDNLWLNSPNSMLTSSNFTWQSTPTQLQGFEPITGDHATTLHSNSLDGNWNSSFHLLPSYETFLGQ from the coding sequence ATGTTCATGCAagatgatcatcatcatcatcatcatcttcaccaccatcaacaacaacattaccTTCATCAAGACTTAGTACTACCATGTCCACCAATTAGACCAATCTTGATGGATAGAAGATGGAAACCAAATGTAGAACTAGCTCCAAACTGTCCTCGCTGTGATTCTTCTAATACTAAGTTTTGTTATTATAACAATTATAGTTTAACACAACCTCGTTATTTTTGCAAAGGTTGTAGAAGATATTGGACTAAAGGTGGGTCTTTACGTAATGTACCCATCGGTGGAGGTTGCCGGAAGAACCGCAGAGGAAAATCTGTAAGGATTTCGACTAATAGTCGTTCGTCTCCGCGTTCGACTTCGAATTATGAGGGTGGTGGTGATAGTAGCGGTGGTTCGTTGCAAGGTGTAAACGGTGTTTCAAGAAATGAGTCATTTGGGAATTTGGTGAATAATAATGCACCATCATCGGTGACTACCAATATTATCTCATCACAAAGGTCTGATTCTAGTACTACTACTACTAATGATAATGCTACTATTGATCTTGCATTAGTTTATGCAAAGTACTTGAACCAGCAACCGGATTGTACTAATTCTAGAGGATCTATTATTCCTACTACTACTGGTACTGAATTGCCTAGAGATCATCATCAATTTGGTTCGTCATTTGAGTTCCTGGAAAACCCTACTCATCGTCTTCATAAACCATCATCTCAAGAGCAATGTATGTTTGGTTCTTCAACTTCGAATCTAATCGGAAGCATATCTAATCCATCTCCGGGTACTCATTTGAGCGAAACAAAGCAAGTATGTTTAGCAAGCCacgatcaacaacaacaaccggAGATGAGTAGTAATTATATGTTTCAAGCACCATTACCACCGCCGTCCGAAGATGTTAGTAGTGTTCTTCAAGATAATTTATGGTTGAATTCTCCAAATTCCATGTTAACGAGTTCGAATTTCACTTGGCAATCAACACCAACACAATTACAAGGTTTCGAACCAATTACCGGTGATCATGCAACAACACTTCATTCAAATTCATTAGACGGTAATTGGAACTCATCATTCCATCTTCTTCCTAGTTATGAAACTTTCCTTGGACAATAA
- the LOC113280400 gene encoding uncharacterized protein LOC113280400 has translation MAKGAYLTIRYFEFVFILHLVGSVMAVTEVLCQALQKKTQDIVNAMNLVKSTKVLLQELRDKNWVTFFGNVKSFCDEHDIVLPEFSDRYMMGTGRSCQQKDHMTIENHYRVDIFNVVIDFHLLELSNRFTEESMELLVLCSAFSPDENYKAFDIDSLCSLAERFYPDDFTGQEVCVLRSQLQHYKLDIVDNPDFGNMTTVDELCQRLVETGKSNAYDLIDRLIHLVLTLSVSTASAERVFSCMNIVKTVPRNKMGNEFLGDCMIVHAEREIAEKVSCDSIIDDFSSLRPRKVQFS, from the coding sequence ATGGCGAAAGGTGCTTATCTTACAATTaggtattttgagtttgtttttatctTACACTTGGTGGGAAGTGTTATGGCGGTAACAGAAGTGCTATGTCAAGCTCTGCAAAAGAAAACACAAGACATTGTTAATGCCATGAATCTGGTCAAGTCCACAAAAGTGCTTCTTCAAGAATTGAGGGACAAAAATTGGGTTACTTTTTTTGGAAATGTTAAAAGTTTTTGTGATGAACATGACATTGTCCTTCCTGAATTTTCAGATCGATATATGATGGGTACGGGTCGTTCTTGTCAGCAGAAAGACCATATGACTATTGAAAATCATTACCGCGTTGATATATTTAATGTTGTCATTGATTTTCACCTATTGGAGCTAAGCAATCGATTCACAGAGGAATCAATGGAGCTACTTGTGCTTTGTTCAGCTTTCAGTCCGGATGAAAATTATAAAGCTTTTGACATTGATTCCCTTTGCAGTCTCGCAGAAAGGTTTTACCCTGATGATTTCACGGGGCAAGAGGTATGTGTTTTAAGAAGCCAACTACAACATTACAAGTTAGACATTGTCGACAATCCAGATTTTGGAAACATGACTACTGTGGATGAATTATGTCAGCGATTGGTTGAAACTGGTAAGTCAAATGCCTATGATTTGATAGATAGATTAATTCACCTTGTCTTGACTCTTTCCGTTTCAACAGCTAGTGCAGAAAGGGTATTTTCATGTATGAATATTGTGAAAACGGTACCTCGTAACAAGATGGGTAATGAGTTTCTTGGAGATTGTATGATAGTCCATGCTGAAAGAGAAATTGCTGAAAAAGTGTCATGTGACTCTATCATAGATGACTTTTCTTCATTGAGACCACGAAAGGTCCAATTCAGTTAG
- the LOC113280401 gene encoding zinc finger MYM-type protein 1-like, which translates to MSLDHFRPPAKKLKTIESFFKPKRGDKSSELLPSTENVDMPTSSHHEHDTSQQQKKPSYAQPTISSKAKEVAVQRNGGTYERDPGLRRQIYEYPVNQHDEVRQAYLKQGPFKPRLSKYPPTWDGRQDRYFQYSWLRQHSWLEYSIEKNKAYCFPCFIFETDPPKRPAFTIEGFSDLKHIGSNKTVSTCSFVQHVGHIKSSHMVAVEACENHRRPSHHIDRVFRKQSKEIIAKNRLRLKVAIETVRVLGLHACPFRGNDESLESTNRGKFIGLMKYAPILNDKIAEVVLGNAPGNAMYTSPKIRKEILHILANKVKDTIRAEIGDAKFCILVDEAQDSSVQEQMAIVSICSEREISEALASYGLLVENIRGQGYDGASNMRGACNGLQALFLRDCPYAYYVHCFAHRLQLALVEAATDEQDVYLFFEKLKVIVKLVGASPKRHNQLKSAAVLEVATKLADG; encoded by the exons ATGTCACTCGACCATTTTCGTCCACCGGCTAAGAAGTTAAAAACGATAGAGTCATTTTTCAAGCCTAAAAGGGGTGATAAATCAAGTGAGCTGCTTCCTTCTACTGAAAATGTTGACATGCCTACATCATCACACCATGAACATGATACTTCTCAGCAGCAAAAGAAGCCATCATATGCTCAACCAACTATATCTAGTAAAGCCAAAGAAGTTGCAGTTCAAAGAAATGGAGGTACTTATGAGCGTGATCCAGGTTTGCGGCGCCAAATTTATGAATATCCAGTGAATCAACATGATGAGGTACGTCAAGCTTATTTAAAACAGGGACCTTTCAAACCTAGATTATCCAAATATCCTCCTACTTGGGATGGAAGACAAGATCGTTATTTTCAATATAGTTGGCTGAGACAGCATTCATGGCTAGAGTACTCTATCGAAAAGAACAAAGCGTATTGCTTCCCTTGCTTTATTTTTGAAACGGATCCACCTAAGCGTCCTGCATTTACAATAGAAGGTTTCTCAGATTTAAAGCATATTGGTTCTAATAAGACGGTATCTACATGTTCATTTGTTCAACATGTTGGACATATCAAATCTTCTCACATGGTAGCTGTGGAAGCTTGTGAAAATCATCGGAGGCCATCTCACCATATTGATAGAGTTTTTCGTAAACAAAGTAAGGAGATTATAGCAAAGAATAGGCTACGACTAAAGGTTGCAATTGAGACAGTTAGAGTGCTTGGTCTTCATGCATGTCCTTTTAGAGGTAACGATGAGTCATTAGAGTCAACAAATCGTGGTAAGTTTATTGGTTTGATGAAATATGCACCCATATTGAATGACAAGATTGCTGAAGTTGTCTTAGGAAATGCACCTGGAAATGCAATGTATACTTCACCGAAGATTCGAAAGGAAATTCTACATATTCTCGCTAACAAGGTAAAGGATACTATTCGTGCAGAAATCGGAGATGCTAAATTTTGTATTCTTGTAGATGAAGCACAAGATTCATCAGTTCAAGAGCAAATGGCTATTGTTTCCATTTGCTCTGAG AGGGAGATTTCCGAAGCTCTTGCTTCATATGGTCTTTTAGTAGAAAATATTCGGGGTCAGGGGTATGATGGTGCTAGTAATATGAGAGGAGCATGTAATGGGTTGCAGGCATTGTTTCTTAGAGATTGTCCATATGCTTATTATGTCCATTGCTTTGCTCACAGGTTACAACTAGCATTAGTAGAAGCAGCTACAGATGAGCAAGATGTTTATCTGTTTTTTGAGAAGTTAAAGGTTATTGTCAAGCTTGTTGGGGCTTCTCCTAAGCGTCACAATCAATTGAAATCTGCAGCAGTATTAGAGGTCGCCACAAAATTAGCTGATGGTTAA